From Pseudoleptotrichia goodfellowii, a single genomic window includes:
- a CDS encoding carbohydrate ABC transporter permease, with amino-acid sequence MKNKEKKSIFSIISMIILIILTIFFIFPFYWIATGAFKVQEVAISIPPEWFPLKPTLENFDKLLIPLTTRWFFNSVFVSLSTTILVCITASLAGYALAKKQFPGAGLIFIVFVAAMALPKQVILIPLLKFVTELGWIDSYKALVLPAVGWPFGVFLMKQFSHSVPNELLESARIDGCGELKTFINIVLPIIKPGIGALAIFTFIASWNDYFSQLIFTNSEMMKTLPLGVAAMAQSAEFSLNYGLLMAGALLASLPMIIVFLMFQNYFTQGVTMGAVKG; translated from the coding sequence ATGAAAAATAAAGAAAAAAAATCGATATTCTCGATTATCTCAATGATAATATTAATAATACTTACAATATTTTTTATATTTCCTTTTTACTGGATAGCAACAGGGGCTTTTAAAGTACAGGAAGTGGCAATAAGTATACCGCCTGAATGGTTTCCGTTAAAACCGACATTGGAAAATTTTGATAAACTTCTGATACCGTTGACAACGAGATGGTTTTTCAATTCGGTATTTGTATCACTTTCAACAACTATACTTGTTTGTATAACAGCATCTCTTGCAGGATACGCTCTGGCTAAAAAACAGTTTCCCGGAGCAGGACTTATATTTATAGTTTTTGTAGCCGCAATGGCATTGCCTAAACAGGTAATACTCATACCTTTATTGAAATTTGTAACAGAGTTGGGCTGGATAGATTCTTATAAAGCATTGGTACTTCCTGCAGTGGGTTGGCCTTTCGGAGTATTTCTGATGAAACAGTTTTCTCATTCTGTTCCTAACGAATTGTTGGAGTCAGCAAGAATAGACGGTTGCGGAGAATTGAAAACGTTTATTAATATTGTATTACCGATTATAAAACCGGGAATAGGGGCATTGGCAATATTTACATTTATTGCGAGTTGGAATGACTACTTTTCCCAGTTGATATTTACAAACAGTGAAATGATGAAAACATTGCCTTTAGGAGTAGCAGCGATGGCTCAAAGTGCGGAATTTTCTTTGAATTACGGTCTTTTGATGGCAGGAGCATTACTGGCTTCGTTGCCTATGATTATAGTATTCTTGATGTTCCAAAATTACTTTACACAAGGAGTAACAATGGGAGCAGTAAAAGGATAA
- a CDS encoding ABC transporter substrate-binding protein yields the protein MNKNFMKKILIGVLFAFVLTACGGGKKESADEKKLDPNQKVTIKYWSFPNFTSDGEFKTPEEYDAALIKAFEEKNPNIKVEYQKIDFTDGPAKIETAIQAKSNPDVVIDAPGRIIDWAKKGYLAPFEKADVSKYSKVIADASSFENKLYLYPLGTAPFVMAVNKKLTDKLGVTDLLPLNKPGRNWTVEEFEKFLKAVKAKDSSVDPVLFYTKSQAGDQGPRAFVSNLYNSWITDEGVTKYTINDENGVKSLTWIKKAYDEGLLGKGVSAEAKDALEAFRSGKAVATILYSPGLKGQDKEAIAKGDLEPIFLPFPNESGQAKFEFLLAGAAVFDNGDPAKVAAAQKFVDFIVNDPVWGERSLKATNNFSPSGKTGIYGDDSEIKYLESLVGFYGPYYNTIDGYAQMRPLWFNMVQAILNGQTAPKAGLDKFAEDANKTISDAK from the coding sequence ATGAACAAAAATTTTATGAAGAAAATTTTAATTGGAGTATTATTTGCTTTTGTTTTAACAGCATGCGGAGGAGGTAAAAAGGAAAGTGCCGATGAAAAAAAATTGGATCCGAATCAAAAAGTAACAATAAAATACTGGTCGTTTCCAAACTTTACTTCAGACGGTGAGTTTAAAACTCCTGAAGAGTATGATGCTGCTTTGATTAAAGCATTTGAAGAAAAAAATCCCAATATCAAAGTGGAATATCAAAAAATCGACTTTACAGATGGACCTGCAAAAATAGAAACAGCAATTCAGGCAAAATCAAATCCTGATGTAGTAATTGACGCTCCGGGAAGAATTATTGACTGGGCAAAAAAAGGATACTTGGCACCTTTTGAAAAAGCTGATGTTTCCAAATATTCCAAAGTTATAGCCGATGCGAGCAGTTTTGAAAATAAATTGTATTTGTATCCTTTAGGAACAGCTCCATTTGTAATGGCAGTAAATAAAAAGCTTACTGATAAATTGGGAGTTACTGATTTATTACCTTTAAATAAACCTGGAAGAAACTGGACTGTTGAAGAATTTGAAAAATTCTTAAAAGCTGTAAAAGCTAAAGATTCTTCTGTTGACCCTGTATTGTTCTATACAAAAAGCCAAGCGGGAGATCAGGGACCGAGAGCATTTGTATCAAACCTTTATAATAGCTGGATAACAGACGAAGGGGTAACAAAATATACAATAAATGATGAAAACGGTGTAAAATCATTGACATGGATAAAAAAAGCATATGATGAAGGATTATTGGGAAAAGGTGTTTCAGCTGAAGCAAAAGATGCATTGGAAGCATTCAGAAGCGGAAAAGCGGTAGCTACTATACTTTATTCACCGGGATTAAAAGGACAGGATAAGGAAGCAATAGCAAAAGGAGATCTTGAACCTATATTTCTTCCATTCCCTAATGAATCAGGACAGGCAAAATTTGAGTTTTTATTGGCAGGGGCTGCGGTATTTGATAATGGAGATCCTGCAAAAGTAGCAGCTGCTCAAAAATTTGTTGATTTCATCGTAAATGATCCTGTATGGGGAGAAAGAAGTTTGAAAGCTACAAATAACTTTTCGCCTTCAGGAAAAACAGGAATATACGGCGATGATTCTGAAATAAAATATTTGGAATCATTGGTAGGATTCTACGGACCTTATTACAATACAATAGACGGGTATGCTCAAATGAGACCGCTTTGGTTCAATATGGTTCAGGCAATATTAAACGGACAGACTGCTCCTAAAGCAGGATTGGATAAATTTGCAGAAGATGCAAATAAAACAATATCCGATGCAAAATAA
- a CDS encoding PTS sugar transporter subunit IIB — MKKILLCCSAGMSTSLLVNKMKDAAKDKNIEAEIWAEPLDKAHDEVPKADVVLLGPQVKYALPELKKIADEHGKKIDTINMADYGMMNGVKVLESALKLLED, encoded by the coding sequence ATGAAAAAGATATTATTATGCTGTTCAGCAGGGATGTCTACAAGTTTACTTGTAAATAAAATGAAAGATGCAGCAAAAGATAAAAATATAGAAGCAGAAATATGGGCAGAACCTCTTGATAAAGCACACGATGAAGTGCCGAAAGCAGACGTAGTTTTGTTAGGGCCTCAAGTTAAGTATGCTTTGCCTGAATTGAAAAAAATAGCTGATGAACACGGAAAAAAAATAGATACTATTAATATGGCGGATTACGGAATGATGAACGGAGTGAAGGTATTGGAATCAGCTTTAAAATTACTTGAAGATTAA
- a CDS encoding carbohydrate ABC transporter permease — protein MDNSIAGKYKWNWKKVDYSAYLFILPVLVFFLSFVLYPMIKGIHLSLYRFRGRNTTFVGLKHYADLLKNDIFLKSATNTVFITFVALPVVVVFSIFVAYVIYEKNATVRSFFRGVFYIPAISSVVSITVVWNWIYHPKYGILNYVFQKAHLISKPVDWLGDPKTAIFAIIAILITTSVGQPIILYVAALGNVPKDLTEAARIDGANEWQTFRNITWPLVMPTTLYIVVVTTINSFQIFALIQLLTHGGPNYSTSTVMYLVYQTAIVEGRFGVSSAMGIILAVIIGIISVLQFKFLSKDID, from the coding sequence ATGGATAACAGTATTGCGGGAAAATACAAATGGAATTGGAAAAAAGTCGATTACAGTGCATATTTATTTATATTGCCTGTACTTGTATTTTTTCTGAGTTTTGTTTTATATCCCATGATAAAGGGGATACATCTGTCTTTGTACAGATTTAGAGGGCGAAATACAACTTTTGTCGGATTGAAGCATTATGCAGATTTGCTGAAAAACGATATATTTTTAAAATCGGCAACAAATACAGTGTTTATAACCTTTGTGGCGTTGCCTGTAGTAGTTGTATTTTCTATATTTGTAGCTTATGTGATATATGAAAAAAATGCAACTGTGAGATCTTTTTTTAGGGGAGTTTTCTATATTCCTGCGATTTCATCGGTAGTTTCAATAACTGTTGTATGGAACTGGATATATCATCCAAAATACGGTATATTAAATTATGTTTTTCAAAAAGCACATTTAATATCAAAGCCTGTAGACTGGCTGGGAGATCCGAAAACAGCTATATTTGCAATTATAGCAATACTTATAACTACAAGTGTCGGACAACCGATAATATTATATGTAGCTGCCTTGGGTAATGTTCCGAAGGATTTGACAGAAGCCGCAAGAATAGACGGTGCAAATGAATGGCAGACATTCAGAAATATAACATGGCCATTGGTAATGCCGACAACTTTATATATAGTGGTTGTTACGACTATAAACAGTTTTCAGATATTTGCTCTGATACAGTTGCTGACACACGGAGGACCGAATTACAGTACTTCTACGGTAATGTATCTCGTGTATCAGACGGCAATAGTAGAAGGTCGTTTCGGAGTATCATCGGCAATGGGGATAATTCTGGCAGTCATAATAGGAATAATTTCGGTATTGCAATTTAAGTTTTTATCGAAAGATATAGATTAG